Proteins encoded within one genomic window of Eleutherodactylus coqui strain aEleCoq1 chromosome 1, aEleCoq1.hap1, whole genome shotgun sequence:
- the LOC136607636 gene encoding cilia- and flagella-associated protein 251-like, producing the protein KGQQEEEEEQQEEGATREEEEQQEEGGEQEKEEEEQEEGGQEKEEEEQEEGGRRGAGRRGNKKRKKRSRKKGEQEEEEEQQEEGEQEEEEEEEEEQQEEGKTGKGRGGATGRGETGKGRGGAAGRRGEREGEEEEQEKEEEEKKGEQEEEEEQQEREGEEEEQKKEEEEGEREGEEEEQEKEEEEQGEQEKEEEEQQEEGKQEKEEEEQQEEGGNEKEEEEEEQQEEGGKGRGAAGRGENRRKREEEEEEEQQEEEEEEQQEEGGKEEEQQEEGKTGKGEEEKGGEQEKKEEQQQEEGEKEEEEHEDGGKREKEDEEQQGEEQQEEGEKEDEEQQEEGEKEDEEQQEEGEKEDEEQQEEGGKKTRSSRKRGKRKTRSSRKKGE; encoded by the exons aaggggcaacaagaagaggaagaggagcagcaggaagaaggggcaacaagagaggaagaggagcagcaggaagaaggg ggagaacaagaaaaggaagaagaggagcaggaagaagggggacaagaaaaggaagaagaggagcaggaagaagggggaagaagaggagcaggaagaagggggaacaagaaaaggaagaagaggagcaggaagaagggggaacaagaagaggaagaggagcagcaggaagaaggggaacaagaagaggaagaggag gaagaggaggagcagcaggaagaggggaaaacaggaaaaggaagaggaggagcaacaGGAAGAGGGGAAacaggaaaaggaagaggaggagcagcaggaagaaggggggaacgagaaggggaagaggaggaacaagaaaaggaagaggagga gaagaagggggaacaagaagaggaagaggagcagcag gaacgagaaggggaagaggaggaacaaaaaaaggaagaggagga gggggaacgagaaggggaagaggaggaacaagaaaaggaagaggaggagca aggggaacaagaaaaggaagaggaggagcagcaggaagagggaaaacaggaaaaggaagaggaggagcagcaggaagaaggggggaacgagaag gaagaggaagaggaggagcagcaggaagagggtggaaaaggaagaggagcagcaggaagaggggAAAACAGAAGGAAgcgggaggaagaggaagaggaggagcagcaggaagaggaagaggaggagcagcaggaagagggtggaaaggaagaggagcagcaggaagaggggaaaacaggaaaaggagaggagga gaaggggggggaacaagaaaagaaagaagagcagcagcaggaagagggggaaaaggaagaggaggagcatgaagaTGGGGGGAAACGAGAAAAGGAAGACGAGGAGCAGCAGGGAGAA gagcagcaggaagaggggGAAAAGGAAGacgaggagcagcaggaagaggggGAAAAGGAAGacgaggagcagcaggaagaggggGAAAAGGAAGacgaggagcagcaggaagaggggggaaagaagactaggagcagcaggaagaggggGAAAAGGAAGacgaggagcagcaggaagaagggGGAATGA